In Moorena sp. SIOASIH, the following proteins share a genomic window:
- a CDS encoding non-ribosomal peptide synthetase/type I polyketide synthase, producing the protein MSNDSLGNGSQLSTQQRLLIALQQANAKLGAVKRAQTEPIAIIGMGCHLPGGVDNPESYWHLLHEGIDAITEVPSARWNLDEYYDPNPEAPGKMYTRCGGFLQQPVDQFDSQFFGISPREAVKLDPQQRLLLEVVWEAIENAGLSADELRGTQTGVFVGLSTHDYEYKAFGANPSSIDAYSGLGNAQSIAVGRISYILGLLGPTFQLDTACSSSLVALHLACQSLRSKESNLALVGGVNLMLSPVPTIFFCKTHALSADGRCKTFDAAADGYARGEGCGIVVLKRLSDAIADRDNILALIRGSAINHDGASSGLTVPNKRAQQLLIHQALDNAKVDPKDVSYIEAHGTGTSLGDPIELGAIGAVFGASHSKENPLIVGSLKTNIGHLEAAAGIAGLMKVVLQLQHQKIAPHLHFKQPNPYINWKELPVEVLTQSISWQSNSKGRIAGVSSFGFSGTNAHVVLEEAPTQVKSEDFRERPCHLLTLSAKSEEALTELATRYQKHLTVHQELALGNICFSANTGRMHFNHRLSVVASSVAELSEKLAGFSDSQEVAGVYLRQLPTTTAQPKIAFLFTGQGSQIVNMGRQLYEQQPVFRKTLSQCDRILGAYQQKPLLSVLYPEPGETSPIDETAYTQPALFAIEYALFQLWKSWGIKPDVVMGHSVGEYVAACVAGVFSLEDGLKLIAHRGRLMQQLPSLGEMVAVMASKEKVNQLIAPYTEEVAVAAINGPVSTVISGAAEAIKTVTDSLEAEGIKTKQLQVSHAFHSPLMEPMLAEFEAVASQITYNQPQIPLISNVTGARADQSIATGSYWVNHVRQPVAFAQSMETLHQLGYDVFLEIGSKPILLGMATQCLPEGAGVWLPSLRPGQEDWQQMLQSLAQLYVRGVKVDWLGFDQDYSRSKVVLPTYPWQRQRYWIETDNSLIHKKQFLSNPDNLHPLLGQRLHLAGLEQQIRFECLLSPFQPNYLKHHCIFSVPVFPAAAYLEIALAAGNTLFNCENLILEDVVIQQALILPEDEIQTIQVILTPQEAQTYSFQIFSLDVESSKSEPRWTLHVQGKLLAGDKDAQPETTDLKTLKDEYNQQISVQDFYKEHQDRGLDLGYCFQAVQQLWRREGKALGQIQLPETLVKEATFYQLHPVLLDASFQVFGATLDETENQDTYLPVQIKRLQLHRRIINNLWTEVEINATTASRQTLTGEVCLLDEQGVVVAVVEGLTVLRTSRQALLRTQERDLKNWLYQIHWQPQSTSLDNQSIDLTKPGSWLLFCPPTGIGKHLAESLKQQGHHCILVTPGENYQQLESQHYQINPTQGSEFPRLLQESLEQQPPLQGVVHLWSLQETLAPLKSTQELQKSQELGCGSVLHLVQAIVKNQDVKSPTLWLVTQGSQSVANQSLPIQFQQAPLWGLGRVIAQEHRELQCRCLDLDPTVEENQAVAALLQELLCPGDENQIAYRQQVRYVARLERQQKALTSKQVVVSMSEAANNQVSIQSEFSYLITGGLGALGLHSARWMVEQGARHLVLTGRKQPSVFAQQTIQELQEAGAQVLVLCGDISEEEDVTKILEEIKVSLPTLRGVIHAAGVLDDGLLSNMSWEQFTRVMAPKVQGAWHLHSLTQNLPLDFFVCFSSIASLLGSPAQGNYAAANAFMDALAHYRQGIGLPGLSINWGPWADGGMASRLESQHLSRMRAQGITPITPDQGLQALAKLLGQKTTQVGVLPINWSQFLEQLSGGIKMPLLEAFSLAETTQAKDYKLLERLEASSPTKREKLLITHLQSEVAQVLGMTAFQIDVQQPLNTMGLDSLMAVELRNRVQSDLGVDVPIVKFIEDISIVGLATEVNGQLIQIDRVQGLEQDEDDQNKTEILQLLRVRPDILNVSQLSYGQKALWFLWQLAPLSHAYNRSFPARICSVVDITAMEKVFRVLRSRHPILRTTFPKLGAEPIQQVHDNQELDFLLLDASSWSEDELKTKVVEAHQLPFDLERGPVMRVRWFTRSNFEHILLLTIHHIACDGWSIDLLIQELPQLYQAQKAGVEPSLPPLKHSYQDYVRWQRDLLEGTEGERLWNYWQQQLAGELPALNLPTDRLRKPIQTYNGASHHFKLSDKLTKQLKELAQSSGATLYTILLAAFQVLLYRYTGQEDILVGSPTSGRTQSEFAGIMGYFVDPVVMRANLSENLCFKEFLTQVRQTVLEALTHQDYPFALLVEKLQPHRDPSRSPIFQVSFALQQLQKSLDIQNMFVNEIEKDVDWAGLKLRPFEIPQQEGQFDLTLEMVEGSSSVQGTFKYNTDLFDGSTIKRMATHFQNLLSAIVNNPQQIVSELPLLSAEERHQLLVEWNDTASDYPKEKCLHQLFSEQVEKTPDAVAVLFNQEQLTYQQLNQRANQLAHHLQNLGVGPEVLVGICVERSLKMVVGMLGILKAGSAYVPLDPNYPQERLSYMLADSGVEVLLTQQSLLESLPSHTAQMVCLDSDWGAIEQYSGQNLDVGVTSDNLAYVIYTSGSTGKPKGTMILHSGVGNYLSWCTKAYNVADSEGSTVNSSIGFDATITSLFSPFLVGRKVVLLPEEGEIEALKAALCSGTKFSLVKITPAHLEILSYLLAHEQVKIDNKAFIIGGEALSANHIKFWQKYAPQIRLINEYGPTETVVGCCIYEVGGKTFSGGNIPIGRPISNTKIYILDSHLEPVAIGVPGELYIGGDGLARGYLNRPELTSEKFIPNPFCNSKSQRLYKTGDLARYLRDGNIEFLGRIDNQVKIRGFRIELGEIEAVLSTHPQIQQTVVIAREDIPGNKRLVAYYISEEESLTTNQVREFLKQKLPDYMVPSAFVTLDTLPLTPNGKVDRKSLPAPDGVFTSVEEYVAPRTPNEEIIANIFAKVLGVQDVGIHDNFFELGGHSLLAVRLMSQIKQQFQINLPLATLFQSPTIEQLASLLGSSVNTQNPILVGIKTSGNQPPLFCIHPLGGNLLCYAELARHLDQDYPVYGLQSLGLDGQQQPLTSVEEMASHYIQAIQQIQPQGSYHLIGWSFGGVIAYEMAQQLQTKNTSVALLTLIDSYVPTLIRKPSEIDQAMIVNLFIGWWSMGGVIAYEMAQQLQAKNEPVALLTLIDSYAPTVIQMPSEIDQAMIVNLLAQDLGGLYGQELDISHETLRQLEPDEQVLHLFEQGKQQGILPSDLEIEQMRSLWKVLKANITAYYHYKPKAYPGSLLLINASQTSPGVIEDPTHGWGSLVNGDIQTHTITGDHYTIIKAPQVEALTTELNKYLLNN; encoded by the coding sequence ATGAGCAACGATTCTCTTGGCAATGGAAGTCAACTATCAACACAGCAACGCCTTTTAATTGCACTTCAGCAAGCAAACGCTAAACTTGGTGCAGTCAAAAGAGCCCAAACTGAGCCGATTGCCATCATTGGAATGGGCTGTCATCTCCCTGGAGGAGTCGATAACCCAGAATCTTACTGGCACTTACTACATGAAGGAATAGATGCCATTACCGAGGTTCCTTCTGCAAGATGGAATCTTGATGAATACTACGATCCCAATCCTGAAGCCCCAGGAAAAATGTACACCCGTTGTGGTGGCTTTCTACAACAACCTGTTGATCAATTCGACTCACAATTTTTTGGTATTTCTCCCCGCGAGGCTGTGAAATTAGACCCCCAGCAGCGACTACTACTTGAGGTGGTCTGGGAAGCCATTGAAAATGCTGGGTTATCAGCAGATGAGCTCAGAGGCACTCAAACTGGAGTATTTGTCGGTTTGAGTACCCATGACTATGAATATAAGGCTTTCGGAGCCAACCCTAGTAGCATTGATGCTTACAGCGGATTAGGCAATGCTCAAAGTATTGCTGTTGGTAGGATATCCTACATTCTCGGCTTACTTGGACCAACTTTTCAATTGGATACAGCCTGCTCCTCATCTTTAGTAGCTTTGCATTTAGCCTGCCAGAGCCTACGATCCAAAGAGTCTAATTTGGCTTTAGTGGGAGGGGTAAACTTGATGCTTTCCCCTGTTCCAACCATCTTTTTCTGCAAAACTCACGCCTTATCAGCTGATGGTCGGTGTAAAACTTTTGATGCAGCTGCGGATGGTTATGCGCGAGGGGAAGGGTGCGGGATAGTAGTCCTCAAGCGTCTTAGTGATGCTATTGCAGATCGGGACAATATCTTAGCACTGATCAGGGGTTCAGCAATCAACCATGACGGAGCTAGTAGTGGGTTAACTGTGCCCAACAAGCGAGCTCAGCAATTATTGATTCACCAAGCCTTAGATAATGCCAAGGTAGACCCAAAAGACGTAAGCTACATCGAAGCCCATGGTACTGGCACTTCTCTAGGAGACCCGATTGAATTGGGGGCAATCGGGGCAGTATTCGGCGCAAGTCACTCCAAAGAAAACCCCCTGATCGTTGGTTCACTCAAGACCAACATCGGTCACCTAGAAGCTGCTGCAGGCATTGCTGGTTTGATGAAGGTGGTCTTGCAACTGCAACACCAAAAAATAGCCCCCCATCTGCATTTCAAACAGCCCAACCCCTATATCAATTGGAAGGAACTGCCAGTGGAAGTACTAACCCAATCCATTTCCTGGCAAAGTAATTCCAAAGGACGGATTGCAGGGGTCAGTTCCTTTGGTTTTAGTGGTACCAACGCCCATGTGGTGTTGGAAGAAGCACCAACTCAAGTCAAAAGTGAAGACTTCAGGGAGCGTCCATGTCATCTTCTGACTCTATCAGCTAAGAGTGAAGAGGCGCTCACAGAATTAGCAACTCGCTATCAGAAACATCTAACAGTCCATCAAGAATTAGCTCTAGGAAATATTTGCTTTAGTGCTAATACAGGGCGTATGCATTTTAACCACCGCCTAAGTGTAGTGGCCTCCTCCGTAGCTGAATTAAGTGAAAAACTTGCTGGTTTTAGTGATTCACAGGAAGTGGCAGGAGTATACCTTCGACAACTGCCAACCACTACAGCTCAGCCCAAAATCGCATTTTTATTCACCGGTCAAGGTTCACAGATAGTGAATATGGGACGGCAACTCTATGAACAACAGCCGGTCTTCCGCAAAACCCTTTCCCAATGTGATCGGATTCTAGGTGCCTATCAACAGAAGCCTCTACTGAGTGTCTTGTACCCAGAACCAGGGGAAACCTCACCAATAGATGAAACTGCCTATACTCAACCCGCTCTATTTGCCATCGAATATGCGCTCTTTCAGTTGTGGAAATCTTGGGGCATAAAACCCGATGTGGTCATGGGTCACAGTGTGGGTGAATATGTGGCCGCTTGTGTAGCAGGAGTATTTAGTTTAGAAGATGGCCTAAAACTGATTGCCCATCGGGGACGTTTAATGCAGCAGCTACCTTCATTAGGTGAAATGGTAGCGGTGATGGCATCAAAAGAGAAAGTCAATCAACTGATTGCCCCATACACAGAAGAAGTGGCAGTAGCTGCCATCAACGGACCTGTTAGCACTGTAATTTCTGGTGCAGCAGAAGCGATTAAGACAGTTACCGACAGCTTAGAAGCAGAAGGAATCAAGACCAAACAGCTACAAGTATCCCATGCCTTCCATTCACCCTTGATGGAACCGATGTTGGCAGAGTTTGAAGCAGTAGCTAGTCAAATCACCTATAATCAACCCCAGATTCCCCTGATCTCAAATGTCACAGGAGCTAGAGCTGATCAGAGTATTGCCACAGGCAGCTACTGGGTAAATCATGTCCGCCAACCTGTGGCGTTTGCCCAAAGTATGGAGACCTTGCACCAACTTGGTTATGACGTCTTCCTAGAAATTGGATCGAAACCAATTTTGTTAGGCATGGCAACGCAGTGTTTGCCAGAAGGAGCAGGAGTTTGGTTGCCTTCTCTGCGTCCTGGTCAAGAAGACTGGCAGCAAATGCTACAAAGTTTGGCTCAATTATATGTGCGGGGAGTCAAAGTTGATTGGTTAGGGTTTGATCAAGATTATTCACGTAGTAAGGTGGTATTGCCCACTTATCCTTGGCAACGTCAGCGGTATTGGATAGAGACAGATAATAGCCTGATACATAAAAAGCAATTTTTATCAAATCCTGATAATCTTCACCCCCTACTCGGTCAAAGATTGCATTTAGCCGGCTTAGAGCAGCAAATTCGTTTTGAGTGCCTTCTGAGCCCATTCCAACCAAATTACCTAAAACACCATTGTATTTTTTCTGTTCCTGTCTTCCCAGCAGCCGCTTACCTGGAAATAGCTTTAGCTGCAGGTAATACTTTATTTAACTGTGAAAATTTAATCCTAGAAGATGTTGTTATTCAACAAGCGCTGATTCTGCCAGAAGATGAAATCCAAACTATTCAGGTAATCTTAACTCCACAAGAAGCACAAACCTATAGTTTCCAGATTTTCAGTCTGGATGTGGAGTCATCTAAGTCAGAACCGAGATGGACTCTACATGTTCAAGGAAAATTACTGGCAGGGGATAAAGACGCACAACCAGAAACAACGGACTTAAAAACCCTTAAAGACGAATATAATCAACAGATATCAGTTCAAGACTTCTACAAAGAGCATCAAGACAGAGGCCTTGATCTCGGTTATTGTTTCCAAGCCGTTCAACAACTGTGGCGCAGGGAAGGGAAAGCCCTAGGTCAAATTCAGTTGCCAGAAACCTTAGTAAAAGAAGCAACGTTCTACCAACTGCACCCTGTGCTTTTAGATGCTAGCTTCCAGGTTTTCGGTGCTACCTTGGATGAAACTGAAAATCAGGATACTTACTTGCCAGTACAGATAAAACGTCTACAACTTCATCGTCGGATAATTAACAATCTGTGGACTGAAGTAGAGATAAATGCCACAACAGCTAGTAGACAAACCTTAACTGGTGAAGTTTGTCTCTTGGATGAACAGGGAGTAGTAGTAGCTGTTGTGGAAGGGTTAACGGTATTACGTACTTCTCGCCAAGCTTTACTACGTACTCAAGAGCGAGATCTAAAGAATTGGTTATATCAAATCCATTGGCAACCACAATCAACTTCACTTGACAACCAATCAATTGACTTAACAAAACCCGGTAGTTGGCTACTGTTTTGCCCACCCACAGGTATAGGCAAACATCTAGCGGAATCCTTAAAACAACAAGGTCACCACTGTATCCTAGTTACCCCAGGAGAAAACTACCAGCAATTAGAATCCCAACATTATCAAATCAACCCAACCCAGGGAAGTGAATTTCCGCGCCTATTGCAAGAAAGCTTAGAGCAGCAGCCCCCATTACAAGGCGTTGTCCACCTGTGGAGTTTACAAGAAACACTAGCACCACTGAAATCTACACAGGAGTTGCAAAAGTCCCAAGAATTAGGTTGTGGCAGTGTACTTCATTTAGTACAAGCCATAGTAAAAAATCAAGATGTAAAAAGTCCGACCTTGTGGCTAGTAACCCAAGGCTCCCAATCAGTGGCTAACCAGTCCCTTCCTATACAATTCCAACAAGCACCTTTATGGGGGTTAGGTCGAGTAATTGCCCAAGAACATAGGGAATTACAATGCCGATGTTTAGACTTAGACCCTACTGTGGAAGAAAACCAAGCAGTAGCAGCTTTGTTGCAGGAACTATTGTGTCCTGGTGATGAAAACCAAATTGCTTACCGTCAACAGGTACGTTATGTGGCCAGGTTAGAGCGGCAGCAAAAAGCTCTAACATCAAAACAGGTGGTAGTATCAATGTCAGAAGCTGCTAATAACCAAGTTTCTATCCAATCTGAATTCAGTTATCTAATTACTGGAGGATTGGGGGCTTTGGGGTTACACTCAGCCCGTTGGATGGTGGAACAAGGAGCAAGACATTTAGTACTCACCGGACGTAAGCAGCCATCAGTTTTTGCTCAACAAACTATTCAAGAATTGCAAGAGGCGGGAGCACAAGTATTAGTCCTGTGTGGGGATATCTCCGAAGAAGAAGATGTTACTAAAATTCTAGAGGAAATCAAAGTATCTTTACCGACCTTACGAGGTGTAATTCATGCAGCGGGGGTATTGGATGACGGTTTGCTGTCAAACATGAGTTGGGAACAATTTACACGGGTGATGGCACCGAAAGTACAAGGGGCTTGGCATTTACACTCCTTAACTCAGAATTTGCCTTTAGACTTTTTTGTTTGTTTCTCTTCCATTGCTTCATTACTGGGTTCACCAGCTCAAGGAAACTATGCCGCAGCCAATGCTTTTATGGATGCTTTAGCCCATTATCGACAGGGGATCGGTTTACCGGGGTTGAGTATCAACTGGGGACCTTGGGCTGATGGGGGAATGGCAAGTCGCTTGGAAAGTCAACACCTCAGCAGAATGCGAGCTCAGGGAATTACACCTATAACTCCAGATCAAGGATTACAGGCTTTGGCTAAGTTGTTGGGGCAAAAGACTACCCAGGTCGGGGTGTTGCCCATTAATTGGTCTCAATTTTTGGAGCAACTGTCTGGAGGGATAAAAATGCCTTTATTGGAGGCATTTTCTTTAGCCGAGACCACACAAGCAAAGGATTATAAGCTTTTAGAACGATTAGAAGCGTCTTCTCCAACGAAAAGAGAAAAACTTTTGATAACTCACCTTCAATCTGAAGTTGCTCAGGTACTGGGGATGACAGCTTTCCAAATTGATGTGCAACAGCCTCTTAACACCATGGGACTTGATTCCCTGATGGCTGTGGAATTGCGGAATCGTGTTCAAAGTGACTTGGGAGTGGATGTACCCATAGTCAAATTTATAGAAGATATCAGTATCGTTGGTTTAGCGACTGAAGTGAATGGGCAACTGATCCAAATTGATAGAGTACAAGGACTTGAGCAAGATGAGGACGATCAAAACAAAACTGAAATCTTACAGCTACTGCGCGTACGCCCAGATATTTTGAATGTCTCTCAACTTTCCTACGGTCAAAAAGCACTTTGGTTTTTGTGGCAATTAGCACCATTAAGTCATGCTTATAACCGATCATTCCCTGCTCGTATTTGCTCAGTAGTAGATATTACAGCAATGGAAAAGGTATTCAGGGTGCTAAGGTCACGCCATCCGATCTTGCGTACTACTTTTCCTAAACTTGGAGCTGAACCAATCCAACAGGTGCATGACAATCAAGAATTAGATTTCTTGCTTCTTGATGCTTCTAGTTGGAGTGAAGATGAACTTAAAACGAAAGTGGTTGAGGCTCATCAACTTCCCTTTGACCTGGAACGAGGACCAGTTATGCGAGTTAGATGGTTTACTCGTTCTAACTTTGAGCATATCCTGTTGCTGACCATACATCACATTGCTTGCGATGGCTGGTCAATAGATCTGCTGATACAGGAATTACCGCAACTCTACCAGGCACAAAAGGCTGGTGTTGAGCCATCCCTTCCTCCTCTGAAGCATTCCTACCAAGATTATGTTCGTTGGCAGAGGGATCTTTTGGAGGGAACTGAAGGAGAAAGACTCTGGAACTACTGGCAGCAACAACTGGCAGGGGAGTTGCCTGCACTGAATTTGCCTACGGATCGATTGCGTAAGCCTATACAAACCTATAATGGTGCTTCCCATCACTTCAAGTTATCTGACAAGCTTACTAAGCAACTCAAGGAGCTAGCTCAAAGCTCGGGAGCAACATTGTACACGATACTCTTAGCTGCTTTTCAGGTGCTTTTGTATCGTTACACAGGTCAGGAGGATATTCTAGTCGGTTCTCCCACCTCAGGTAGAACTCAATCTGAGTTTGCTGGGATCATGGGCTACTTTGTGGACCCAGTTGTGATGCGGGCAAATTTATCTGAGAATCTTTGTTTTAAGGAGTTTCTTACCCAAGTTCGTCAAACAGTACTCGAAGCACTCACTCATCAAGATTACCCATTTGCTCTACTGGTAGAAAAGTTACAGCCACACCGCGACCCCAGTCGTTCGCCCATTTTTCAGGTTTCTTTTGCTCTACAACAGTTACAAAAATCTCTTGATATACAGAATATGTTTGTAAATGAAATAGAAAAGGATGTTGATTGGGCAGGCTTGAAGTTAAGACCTTTTGAAATACCTCAACAGGAAGGTCAGTTTGATTTGACTCTAGAAATGGTGGAGGGTAGTTCATCGGTTCAAGGGACTTTTAAGTACAACACAGACTTATTTGATGGGTCAACCATTAAACGGATGGCCACTCATTTCCAGAACTTGTTGTCAGCAATTGTGAACAATCCCCAACAGATAGTCTCAGAGTTACCTTTGTTGAGTGCAGAAGAACGTCATCAATTGTTGGTGGAGTGGAATGATACTGCCAGTGACTATCCCAAAGAGAAATGTCTTCATCAGTTATTCTCCGAGCAGGTAGAGAAAACCCCAGATGCTGTGGCGGTGCTGTTTAACCAGGAGCAGTTGACATATCAGCAATTAAATCAAAGGGCGAACCAATTAGCACATCACCTACAAAACTTAGGAGTAGGACCAGAAGTATTGGTGGGTATTTGTGTGGAACGTTCTCTAAAGATGGTGGTAGGAATGTTAGGGATATTGAAGGCTGGTAGTGCTTATGTACCCCTGGATCCTAATTATCCTCAGGAACGACTGAGTTATATGTTGGCGGATTCGGGTGTTGAGGTGTTGTTGACTCAACAGTCGTTACTAGAATCTTTGCCATCACATACAGCACAGATGGTTTGTTTGGATAGTGATTGGGGTGCCATAGAGCAATATAGTGGACAGAATCTTGATGTCGGGGTAACTTCAGATAATTTGGCTTATGTGATTTATACCTCTGGTTCTACCGGTAAACCTAAGGGAACAATGATTCTCCATAGTGGTGTGGGGAATTATTTAAGCTGGTGTACAAAAGCTTATAATGTTGCCGATTCAGAAGGCTCTACTGTTAATTCTTCTATTGGCTTCGATGCCACTATTACCAGTTTATTTTCTCCTTTTTTGGTAGGACGTAAGGTAGTTCTTTTACCAGAGGAAGGAGAAATTGAAGCCCTTAAAGCCGCCTTGTGTTCTGGGACTAAGTTTAGCCTGGTTAAAATCACTCCGGCTCATTTAGAAATCCTCAGCTATTTATTGGCTCATGAGCAAGTCAAAATTGATAATAAAGCCTTTATAATTGGTGGGGAAGCTTTGTCAGCAAACCACATTAAATTCTGGCAAAAATACGCTCCTCAGATTAGATTAATTAACGAATACGGTCCCACAGAAACTGTTGTAGGATGCTGCATTTATGAAGTTGGAGGAAAAACCTTTTCTGGAGGTAATATTCCCATCGGTCGCCCCATAAGTAACACCAAAATTTATATCTTAGACTCACACCTGGAACCAGTGGCCATAGGAGTGCCTGGAGAATTATACATCGGAGGTGATGGACTAGCCAGAGGATACCTCAACCGCCCAGAACTAACATCGGAAAAATTCATCCCAAATCCCTTCTGTAATTCCAAATCACAACGACTCTACAAAACCGGAGACCTGGCGAGATACCTACGAGACGGTAACATCGAATTTCTCGGACGTATCGATAACCAAGTCAAAATTCGAGGCTTCCGTATCGAACTAGGGGAAATCGAAGCAGTCCTGTCCACCCACCCCCAAATCCAACAAACAGTAGTTATTGCCCGAGAAGATATTCCTGGTAACAAACGCTTAGTCGCCTACTATATCAGTGAGGAAGAATCACTAACTACCAACCAAGTCAGAGAATTCCTTAAACAAAAACTACCAGACTACATGGTGCCCAGTGCCTTCGTTACTTTAGACACCCTGCCCTTAACACCAAATGGCAAAGTAGACCGCAAATCCCTACCTGCACCTGATGGAGTTTTCACATCGGTTGAGGAATATGTAGCGCCACGTACCCCAAACGAAGAAATAATCGCCAACATCTTCGCGAAGGTTCTAGGAGTGCAAGATGTTGGAATACATGACAACTTCTTTGAATTAGGAGGACATTCTCTACTGGCTGTCCGTTTAATGTCCCAGATTAAACAACAATTCCAAATCAATTTACCTTTAGCAACCCTTTTCCAAAGTCCCACCATTGAACAACTAGCGAGCCTTCTGGGTTCTTCAGTAAATACACAAAACCCCATCTTAGTGGGCATTAAAACCAGTGGAAACCAACCTCCATTATTCTGTATTCACCCGCTTGGTGGCAATCTCCTGTGTTATGCAGAGTTAGCTCGTCATTTAGATCAAGATTATCCAGTATATGGTTTACAATCTCTAGGTTTAGATGGGCAACAGCAACCCTTAACTTCTGTTGAGGAGATGGCATCCCATTATATTCAAGCAATACAGCAAATTCAACCCCAAGGTTCCTATCATCTCATCGGCTGGTCTTTTGGAGGTGTAATTGCCTATGAGATGGCACAACAATTACAGACTAAAAATACTTCAGTGGCTCTTCTAACTTTAATAGACAGTTATGTACCCACTTTAATTCGGAAACCTTCAGAAATAGATCAAGCCATGATAGTAAATCTATTCATTGGCTGGTGGTCTATGGGAGGTGTAATTGCCTATGAAATGGCACAACAATTACAGGCTAAAAATGAGCCAGTGGCTCTTCTAACGTTAATAGACAGTTATGCACCTACTGTAATTCAGATGCCTTCAGAAATAGATCAAGCCATGATAGTAAATCTATTGGCTCAAGATTTGGGAGGTCTCTATGGTCAAGAGTTAGATATATCCCATGAAACACTTAGACAACTTGAACCAGACGAACAAGTTTTGCATCTATTTGAGCAAGGCAAACAGCAAGGGATATTGCCATCAGACCTAGAAATAGAGCAAATGCGTTCTTTATGGAAAGTTTTGAAAGCAAATATTACGGCATATTATCATTATAAACCAAAAGCTTATCCAGGTTCACTTCTCCTTATAAATGCTAGTCAAACTTCCCCAGGAGTAATTGAAGACCCAACCCACGGCTGGGGTTCTCTAGTTAATGGTGACATCCAAACTCACACTATTACTGGAGACCATTACACCATTATCAAAGCCCCCCAAGTTGAGGCTCTGACTACAGAATTGAACAAGTATCTATTGAACAACTAG
- a CDS encoding cytochrome c biogenesis protein, with protein sequence MTLENSSENSSENSSENSSLTSSSRLWRRLVSVLANLRLAIILLLAIALFSISGTVIEQGESLAFYQANYPEDPALFGFLSWKVLLLLGLDHVYRTWWFLSLLVLFGSSLTACTFTRQFPALKAARNWKFYKEPRQFGKLALSVELDKGSFTSLTDLLEKRRYKVFQEGDTIYARKGIIGRIGPIVVHASMLIILGGSIWGSMTGFTAQEMVTSGNTFQVRNIIDAGPFAWPQIPKDLSVRVNRFWIDYTPSGDIDQFYSNLSVLDSQGEDVDQETIYVNKPLRYRGVTFYQTDWGIAGIQVQLNNSPIFQLPMAQLPTNGEGRIWGTWVPTKPDLSEGVSLLARDLQGTLFVYDGTGNLVSTVRSGMGIKVNGVILKIKDVIGSTGLQIKADPGIPFVYSGFGLLMLGVLMSYVSHSQIWALQKGDRFYIGGKTNRALVTFERELIEILEQVGESSETVEPLLAKSA encoded by the coding sequence ATGACTTTAGAAAACTCATCAGAAAACTCATCAGAAAACTCATCAGAAAACTCATCATTGACTAGTAGCAGTAGGTTGTGGCGTCGGTTAGTATCAGTGCTGGCTAACTTACGGTTAGCGATTATCTTGCTGCTTGCGATCGCATTATTTAGCATCAGCGGTACAGTGATTGAACAGGGGGAATCTCTGGCGTTTTACCAAGCCAATTATCCTGAAGACCCAGCGTTGTTTGGTTTCCTCAGCTGGAAGGTGTTGTTGCTCCTAGGGTTAGATCATGTCTACCGGACTTGGTGGTTTTTGTCCTTATTAGTGTTATTCGGTAGTAGTCTGACCGCTTGTACCTTCACTCGTCAATTTCCGGCTTTAAAAGCAGCCCGGAATTGGAAATTTTATAAAGAACCCCGCCAGTTTGGGAAACTTGCCTTGAGTGTAGAGTTGGACAAGGGGTCTTTTACTTCCCTGACTGATTTGTTAGAGAAGCGGCGTTACAAGGTATTCCAAGAGGGGGATACTATCTACGCCCGTAAAGGAATTATCGGACGGATTGGTCCAATTGTAGTACATGCCAGTATGTTGATTATCCTGGGAGGGTCAATTTGGGGGTCAATGACAGGATTTACCGCTCAAGAAATGGTTACCAGTGGCAATACATTCCAAGTTAGAAACATTATTGATGCCGGTCCGTTTGCTTGGCCCCAAATCCCCAAAGATTTGTCAGTGCGGGTGAATCGCTTCTGGATTGATTACACTCCGTCCGGGGATATCGATCAATTTTACTCCAATCTGTCAGTTTTGGATAGTCAAGGTGAAGACGTTGACCAAGAGACTATTTATGTGAATAAGCCCCTAAGATATCGAGGTGTCACCTTTTACCAAACGGATTGGGGGATTGCTGGAATTCAGGTGCAGTTGAATAATAGTCCAATTTTCCAGCTTCCCATGGCACAACTGCCCACTAATGGTGAGGGGCGGATTTGGGGCACTTGGGTTCCCACAAAACCTGATTTAAGTGAAGGGGTATCCCTTTTAGCCAGGGATTTGCAGGGAACCCTGTTTGTCTATGATGGAACCGGTAATCTCGTTTCAACTGTTCGTTCTGGTATGGGGATTAAGGTCAATGGGGTGATACTTAAAATTAAAGATGTCATCGGCAGCACTGGCTTACAAATTAAAGCTGACCCCGGTATTCCCTTTGTTTACAGTGGCTTTGGCTTACTGATGTTAGGGGTACTGATGAGTTATGTCTCCCACTCTCAGATTTGGGCATTACAAAAAGGCGATCGCTTTTATATTGGTGGCAAAACCAATCGTGCTTTGGTGACCTTTGAACGGGAATTGATTGAGATTTTAGAGCAGGTGGGTGAATCATCCGAGACGGTAGAACCTTTATTGGCAAAATCTGCTTAA